One Drechmeria coniospora strain ARSEF 6962 chromosome 01, whole genome shotgun sequence genomic region harbors:
- a CDS encoding calcium- spray protein, with protein sequence MWSLLRAPLVLLASMAAMTSPASAEQLLMSNSLNSCQQDSGFTASLFNVIYTPSNNSASVQMSVTSSVQGKVKFDLMISAYGYQFLRKTLDPCDMDLAGLCPMVAGKNSFTFNLNIAKDAASQIPAIAYGIPDLDATVRVYVNLTSTGQSVACLEADISNGKTVNLLGVKWATAIIAGLALVSSAVVNGLGHSNAAAHLAANSLSLFGYFQAQAIVGLTAVHLPPIVQAWTLDFQWSMGIIRVEFMQDIFTWYQRATGGTPSHIFDSLTTVSVQVAKRSVEIAARSLEYAGNAGLSLFNRGLAMMPRAAVATATKLVKRGNITTGSGAYIVYGIQRVAFQTRIETTNLFMTGLTFFCLFAVFTVLAVALFKGICELCARQKWMDKDKFLEFRNGWRTVLKGILFRVAFIGFPQMAILCLWEFTQVDSPAEVVLAVFFFFGLTLTLAWGASKVIRIARRSVAMHRNPAYILFSDPQALNKWGFLYIQFRASAYYFIAPVLCYILVKAMFVALAQKNGVAQAIGFVIVEVTALIAASVMRPWMDKRTNSFNIAICVINFLNAIFLLIFSNVFGAPAIVIGVVGVVLFVLNAAFSLILLIMVIVSTTVTFFRKNPDARYQFMADDRASFMKSQTQLTTTTELDALAATARGDKSGYKSHLDLDEDNESLTSDDLRRRMDSNAGHQAVPAQSSPQQAGGRPPANQAMPLFAGAAGQRPESPFRSASPSPYSHAVPHHAQQRAANNASPAGFRQQNTSSPWQRGAGYDH encoded by the exons ATGTGGTCGCTCCTCAGGGCACCCCTGGTGCTCCTcgcctcgatggcggccatgacgtcgccggcctcggccgagcagctgctCATGTCCAACTCGCTCAACAGCTGCCAGCAGGACTCGGGCTTCACCGCCTCGCTCTTCAACGTCATCTACACGCCCAGCAACAACTCGGCGAGCGTGCAGATGTCGGTCACGTCGTCGGTGCAGGGCAAGGTCAAGTTCGACCTCATGATCTCGGCCTACGGCTACCAGTTCCTGCGCAAGACGCTCGACCCCTGTGACATGGACCTCGCCGGTCTCTGCCCCATGGTGGCGGGCAAGAACTCCTTCACCTTCAACCTCAACATCGCCAAGGACGCGGCCAGCCAGATCCCCGCCATCGCCTACGGCAtccccgacctcgacgcgACGGTGCGCGTCTACGTCAACctgacgtcgacgggccaGAGCGTCGCctgcctcgaggccgacatcTCCAACGGCAAGACGGTCAACCTGCTCGGCGTCAAGTGGGCcacggccatcatcgccggcctcgccctcgtctcgtcggccgtcgtcaacggGCTCGGCCACTCCAACGCGGCcgcccacctcgccgccaactcgctctcgctcttcGGCTACTTCCAGGCccaggccatcgtcggcctcacCGCCGTCCACCTGCCGCCCATCGTCCAGGCCTGGACCCTCGACTTCCAGTGGTCCATGGGCATCATCCGCGTCGAGTTCATGCAGGACATCTTCACCTGGTACCAGCGCGCCACGGGCGGCACGCCCTCGCACATCTTCGACTCGCTCACCACCGTCTCGGTCCAGGTGGCCAAGCGCTCCGTCGAAATCGCCGCCCGCTCCCTCGAGTACGCCGGCAACGCCGGCCTCAGCCTCTTCAACCGCGGGCTGGCCATGATGCCCCGGGCCGCCGTGGCGACGGCCACCAAACTCGTCAAGCGCGGCAACATCACGACGGGCTCGGGCGCCTACATCGTCTACGGCATCCAGCGCGTCGCCTTCCAGACGAGGATCGAGACGACCAACCTGTTCATGACGGGCCTCACCTTCTTCTGCCTCTTCGCCGTCTtcaccgtcctcgccgtcgccctcttcAAGGGCATCTGCGAGCTCTGCGCCCGCCAGAAGTGGATGGACAAGGACAAGTTCCTCGAGTTCCGCAACGGCTGGCGCACCGTCCTCAAGGGCATCCTCTTCCGCGTCGCCTTCATCGGCTTCCCCCAGATGGCCATCCTCTGCCTCTGGGAGTTCACCCAGGTCGACTCgcccgccgaggtcgtcctcgccgtcttcttcttcttcggcctcaccctcaccctcgcctGGGGCGCGAGCAAGGTGATCCGCATCGcccgccgctccgtcgccaTGCACCGGAACCCGGCCTACATCCTCTTCTCCGACCCCCAGGCCCTCAACAAGTGGGGCTTCCTCTACATCCAGTTCCGCGCCTCGGCCTACTACTTCATCGCCCCCGTCCTCTGCTACATCCTCGTCAAGGCCATgttcgtcgccctcgcccagaAGAACGGCGTCGCCCAGGCCATCggcttcgtcatcgtcgaggtcacggccctcatcgccgcctcggtcATGCGCCCCTGGATGGACAAGCGGACCAACTCGTTCAACATCGCCATCTGCGTCATCAACTTCCTCAACGCCATCTTCCTCCTCATCTTCTCCAACGTCTTCGGCGCccccgccatcgtcatcggcgtcgtcggtgtcgtcctcttcgtcctcaacgccgccttctccctcatcctcctcatcaTGGTCAtcgtctcgacgacggtcacCTTCTTCCGCAAGAACCCCGACGCCCGCTACCAGTtcatggccgacgaccgcGCCTCGTTCATGAAGTCGCAGACGcagctgacgacgacgacggagctcgacgcgctcgccgccacggccCGCGGCGACAAGTCGGGCTACAAGTCgcacctcgacctcgacgaggacaacGAGTCGCTCACCTCGGACGACCTGCGCCGGAGGATGGACTCCAACGCCGGCCACCAGGCTGTGCCCGCTCAGAGCTCGCCGCAGCAAGCCGGAGGCCGCCCCCCAGCCAACCAGGCGATGCCCctcttcgccggcgccgccggccagcgACCGGAGAGCCCGTTCCgatcggcgtcgccgagcccgTACAGCCATGCGGTACCCCATCACGCCCAGCAGAGGGCGGCGAACAACGCGAGCCCCGCCGGCTTCCGCCAACAAAACACGTCAAG CCCCTGGCAGCGCGGCGCAGGCTACGACCACTGA